gttttgttaatatttgtttGTGTATGCTTGCTCATTATGAATAATTTCTTGGGTTTTCGTAGTGCCCTTGGTGGAAGTCATGGCATACCACGTGTACACTACAAGGGACGTCAAAGTGACTACTATATTATGGTATATGATCCCCAgatatcatgtttttttttttttcatattatactatatattattaaaaaaaaatctctcttTTTGGGGTTGGTATTAACATTTTGAACTTTCAGGTTATGGATATACTTGGCCCCAGTCTGTGGGATGTCTGGAATAACAATTCCCACACGTTAGTGTCTTTCTCCAAGACTCCAAGAAATTAtgattgtttttgttgttccTACTAGTTTCATTTTGTCATAGATGAGGTCTTGCTCTCATGTGTAAATATCCTTTGTAGCAGAATGTCCATAGAAATGGTGGCATGCATTGCAATTGAAGCTATCTCCATTTTAGAGAAGTTGCACTCTAGAGGGTAAGTATTTTAAAGTGCATGTACTCCTATTTTgatatgatttgatttgatatggCTATGACCTTTTGATGAGACCTGTTTCCAGAAATTGACTTGAGGCTTATGAATGAAATACTAATTTGTAGGCATAACATACTAAGATATGCATTTACTTCACTGCTACAACGATTAATATTTCCACTCTGCATTTGTTTCTTGATACATGGAACATAATTATCCATTTTAAGAGTGCTGAGATTAAAAAGCTTATTGAGACATAGTATTATAGTTTAAATGTCAATTGCAGATATGTGCACGGAGATGTAAAGCCAGAGAACTTTTTGCTTGGTCCACCTGGAACTGTGGATGAGAAAAAACTTTTCTTGGTGGATCTTGGCCTGGGTATTATTTCTTGCATGTTAAGCCTTTTATCTAAAAGTACTCGCCCATTTTACGTATATTTCAATTTACAACAGAAAGTTTATCCTTATTTGCCCTTTTTATTTGCAGCGACCCGTTGGCGTGATAATTCTACTGGTCTTCATGTTGATTACGATCAACGCCCAGATGTGTTTAGgtgaaaatatgatttataGTTTCTTGTTGTCGCTATAtccatattgatattttgctCTGTTCATGGTTCTAACATGAAGAGAACATTGATCTTGCAGAGGAACTGTCCGTTATGCTAGTGCACATGCCCATCTTGGAAGAACTGGTAGCCGCAGGGATGATCTAGAGTCCCTTGCATACACACTCGTTTTTCTTCTCCGAGGTCGGCTTCCTTGGCAAGGATACCAGGTTAGCCATCGGTCtggaatttatattttacatttgagtaatatatatacttgacaattattttatgttctATTTAGGGTGAAAATAAAGGCTTTCTTGTTTGCAAAAAGAAGATGTCGACCTCTCCAGAATCTCTTTGTGGCTTCTGTCCTGCTCCATTTAGGCAGTTTGTGGAGCATGTTGTTAACTTAAAGTTTGATGAGGAGCCTAGTTATGCTAAATATATAGCCCTCTTTGATGGGATAGTTGGTCCAAATCCTGATATCAGGCCAATAAAAACTGAAGGTGCTCAGAAGGTATTATTTGAATTGTTCGGTGTATGACTTAGGCTTGTTTCCTGACCTTGAAACTTTATAATAGTAGTTATGGTTTTGTTTCTTAAAACttattgcatattttgaaGCTTGTATATCAAGTGGGACAAAAAAGGGGACGGCTTATgatggatgatgatgatgaagaacaGCCAAGGAAAAAGGTTCGCATGGGTTTGCCTGCAACACAATGGATTAGCGTGTATAATGCTCGACGGCCAATGAAGCAAAGGTATCATGTTTTAACTGTTTACTGCTAGGTGTTCAGAAGAATAATAGGCTCCACCTTGTATCTCTTCTTGTAGATATCACTACAATGTTGCGGATGTGAGACTTTCTCAGCATATTGATAAAGGAAATGAGGATAGGCTATTTATCAGCGCTGTGGCATCGTGTTCAAACCTCTGGGCCTTAATAATGGATGCAGGGACTGGCTTTACTAATCAAGTTTATGAGCTGTCACCTTTATTCCTTCACAAGGTCTCCCCCCACATCTATAATATTTGTAGTAACATTAATTTGCTTATTTACGATTGTATCATATAGTTCGTGGTCTGAGATAATCGGttgtttttcttgaattaattGCAGGAATGGATTATGGAACAATGGGATAACAACTATTATATCAGTGCACTTGCTGGGGCTAATAATGGGAGCTCATTGGTAGTTATGTCTAAGGGTTAGTTCTGCATTACAATATATGAAATCTTATTTTGATTGCATTGATGTTCTTGTAATGACTTTGACATATAAAACACAGGTACCCAGTATCTGCAGCAATCATATAAAGTTAGCGAGTCTTTTCCATTTAAGTGGATCAACAAGAAATGGAGAGAGGGTTTCTATGTTACTGCAATGGCTACTGCAGGAAGTAAATGGGCAATTGTCATGTCTCGTGGGGCTGGGTTTTCGGATCAAGTATTTCCAGTCATTATCACTTTCAGATTGTGACTTGTTTTAGCTGCCCTGATATAAAGTAACTGATAATCATTCTTGTAATTGATACAGGTGGTGGAATTAGACTTTCTTTATCCAAGTGAAGGTATTCATAAGAGGTGGGATGCTGGTTATCGTATCACATCAACTGCAGCAACATGGGATCAAACTGCTCTTGTTCTTAGTGTTCCAAGAAGGAAACCTGTGGATGAAACACAGGAGACTCTTCGAACTTCTGCTTTTCCAAGCACACATGTCAAGGTTAGCTTCCCTCTACTTCttccattatatttaatgaactTGCTCTCCTTGATTCTTACAGTGCTTAATTATCTGCAGGAGAAATGGGCCAAAAATCTATATATTGCATCTGTCTGCTATGGGAGAACTGTATCCTGAGGCATCAGAATAATGCTGAGAAATATTTAGAGGACTTAAAGAGGATTGCCAGTTACTCATTTTGTTACGAGCAAATTTTGTTGTCTCATTGGAGAACCAGGATCCCTTTTTCTTCTGCTGCTCGGATCTGGTTGCAGCTACTGGCAGTTTGATGTATGCTTACTCTGACCATCAAcgtataaaattatatgtaaaaacCTGTGCACTGTGCTACAGCTTTGTCTACCTTAGGCAGTTTTGGATCCCCCAGTGGCTCCTGTTCCCACACTGATTAAAGTTTGTATAGCATTGAACGGTAGTTACTTTAAAGCATAATGCACAGGCCATATTTTCATTGCTGGTGGTACTATGGTACATACCTTCAGATTTTGCAATGTGGCTAgattctttaaattaaattcatattcttCCTTTgtgagttatttttatttgctgAGTTGGCCCAAAGATTTCTGAGGAATGGGATTTGTGATTTGGAGTTGGTATATACTTATTGAATGTTGACTTAGGGGTCCTTCGTGCTGTATCATGTCTCTGTTTTAGTAGCATGTCGAACATGTGAATTTATAGAGCGGAATGATGTTCTTCTTTATCAAGTATACGCCACAGGCATCTTTCCTTAATCCTTACTTGAGTACATCACTACTCACTGGAATTAATGACATCTATCATTTGGCAAATGAGATCTGCTGTTTACTGCTTATGCTAACTagctttttatttatgttgcaTTGACACATTGACAGAAAGAAGATTTATGAGGTGCATCAACAGACTCTTGACCTCCGAAACTACAGCTCATTGCCCCTGCATTTCTTCTACTAACATTGGATTCTTGTAATTTTATGATCCCACTCTTTATTAGGTGCAACTAGCAGGCTCCTGGTCAAAACTCCTGCTGATCTGGCAGTTTGGTAATACGTTATCGTTCACACTGGTAAAATTGTTTTATCTATGTTCATGTGATAAGTGTGGATTCCGTTTTGGCAAAAGGAAAGGATGTTATGTTTAGACCCTATTTCTCGACGATGCTGTCTGTTGTGGCCTAGTCTCTGTTGTTTTTACAGTTGATGCCTAGCAATTACTCGTGAATATTCAAGGGTTGGAATATTTGTTCGATTCttttattcatgtatatatTGATCATTTGCATTTGGCTAGTGTCTTGTTTGGGTTAATAGTGTCTGCAATCTTATGCTAATATTTTCACATGGCTAAGGGCAGAGTAGCCATGGAATAGTTTGTGATCACGGTGCAAGCTTTACTGACTTCCCCTCGCCACTTGCAGTCCTTGTATAAGGGCTCGCACTTGTCCCCAGTGAGTTCTGGTTTGTCCTCAGTTCTGGCATTGATTTTCATTCACTGCCAACTCTATTCATTaatttgctttgttttttcaGATCGTTTGAGCAATTCATTTTTTCGTAACAAGACAGCCAACTGCTGCTGAAAGCTTCTGCGGCGTTTTCATGTGAAACCTATTTAAGGTACTctaattttgtgaataattttgCTGTTCTATTCattttgtgaatatttttGCTTTCTCTGGAATAAGACTTGGTATTCATAGTTTTAGTCTTCACCCTGTGACTTTCTTATTAATGACCAACCAGTCCCCaaataacatcaaatattttCGTCTGCAATCCATAGTCATATTATccggggagtgatcaattgctaactcatcatttaattgctaactataactatTTAAGGTTATAGGATTTTAgtaaacgtgtggtctacaatttgccatgtgtaatttttcatttttattaataaaataaaaaaaagataaaaaaaaactccaaattagggttttggataaaagtgtcaatatagtgttttgaaaatatcaacacaatgctttaagaatgttaacccattgcttatattgatatatatgagtattattttatataatatgttgacatttttgctgtatgataaaattaaaaaaatttgatttttttctcaaattttgacgttggaacatatgcatgtagaaTATctttggaatccttatgaaattatctttaatttgatactccctccgtcccccattaggagtcacactttgaccgggcacgggttttaagaaatgtaaagaaaagttggtttgaaaaagttagtggaatgtgagattcattttttatattggttttataataaaatatgagtgaattgagttagtggaatttgggatctacttaccatttatggaaaaaatggaatgtgactcttaattggggacggaccgaaatggaaaagtgtgaatcttaataggggacggagggagtatatgttatatgaatttaaagttttggattttttttttaaagttagttataactaaacatgtagttaattgatattaatactcctattgatattttttggaattaatcttatggccttattgacgttttttgtttatcatattgatattta
The genomic region above belongs to Salvia hispanica cultivar TCC Black 2014 chromosome 3, UniMelb_Shisp_WGS_1.0, whole genome shotgun sequence and contains:
- the LOC125213166 gene encoding casein kinase 1-like protein HD16 isoform X1; the protein is MDEFDSGGRGSRGSDRGGEAEDEGSTPLPEKVQVGGSPAYRVGRKLGKGGFGQVYVGRRINPPIPHERIGSGALEVALKFEHRSSKGCNYGPPYEWQVYNALGGSHGIPRVHYKGRQSDYYIMVMDILGPSLWDVWNNNSHTRMSIEMVACIAIEAISILEKLHSRGYVHGDVKPENFLLGPPGTVDEKKLFLVDLGLATRWRDNSTGLHVDYDQRPDVFRGTVRYASAHAHLGRTGSRRDDLESLAYTLVFLLRGRLPWQGYQGENKGFLVCKKKMSTSPESLCGFCPAPFRQFVEHVVNLKFDEEPSYAKYIALFDGIVGPNPDIRPIKTEGAQKLVYQVGQKRGRLMMDDDDEEQPRKKVRMGLPATQWISVYNARRPMKQRYHYNVADVRLSQHIDKGNEDRLFISAVASCSNLWALIMDAGTGFTNQVYELSPLFLHKEWIMEQWDNNYYISALAGANNGSSLVVMSKGTQYLQQSYKVSESFPFKWINKKWREGFYVTAMATAGSKWAIVMSRGAGFSDQVVELDFLYPSEGIHKRWDAGYRITSTAATWDQTALVLSVPRRKPVDETQETLRTSAFPSTHVKEKWAKNLYIASVCYGRTVS
- the LOC125213166 gene encoding casein kinase 1-like protein HD16 isoform X2, with translation MDEFDSGGRGSRGSDRGGEAEDEGSTPLPEKVQVGGSPAYRVGRKLGKGGFGQVYVGRRINPPIPHERIGSGALEVALKFEHRSSKGCNYGPPYEWQVYNALGGSHGIPRVHYKGRQSDYYIMVMDILGPSLWDVWNNNSHTMSIEMVACIAIEAISILEKLHSRGYVHGDVKPENFLLGPPGTVDEKKLFLVDLGLATRWRDNSTGLHVDYDQRPDVFRGTVRYASAHAHLGRTGSRRDDLESLAYTLVFLLRGRLPWQGYQGENKGFLVCKKKMSTSPESLCGFCPAPFRQFVEHVVNLKFDEEPSYAKYIALFDGIVGPNPDIRPIKTEGAQKLVYQVGQKRGRLMMDDDDEEQPRKKVRMGLPATQWISVYNARRPMKQRYHYNVADVRLSQHIDKGNEDRLFISAVASCSNLWALIMDAGTGFTNQVYELSPLFLHKEWIMEQWDNNYYISALAGANNGSSLVVMSKGTQYLQQSYKVSESFPFKWINKKWREGFYVTAMATAGSKWAIVMSRGAGFSDQVVELDFLYPSEGIHKRWDAGYRITSTAATWDQTALVLSVPRRKPVDETQETLRTSAFPSTHVKEKWAKNLYIASVCYGRTVS